Proteins encoded together in one Laspinema palackyanum D2c window:
- a CDS encoding acyl-CoA thioesterase: MSFSYSRTIRFGDTDAAGVVYFANLLSICHEAYEASLMATGIELRTFFNNPEAAIPIVHASIDFFRPLFCGDEVAIALTPHALSGDRFEITYLIRAVSMPTERPLAKARTEHVSIDPQLRTRQPLPPEMIHWIESWSD; the protein is encoded by the coding sequence ATGTCTTTTTCTTACTCTCGCACAATTCGCTTTGGAGATACCGATGCTGCTGGGGTCGTCTATTTTGCCAATCTTCTCTCCATCTGCCATGAAGCGTATGAGGCATCCCTGATGGCGACGGGGATAGAGTTGCGAACTTTTTTTAATAACCCCGAGGCTGCTATTCCGATTGTTCATGCCAGTATTGACTTTTTTCGGCCCCTGTTTTGTGGGGATGAAGTGGCGATCGCCCTCACGCCTCACGCCCTCAGTGGCGATCGCTTTGAAATTACCTACTTGATCCGGGCTGTCTCAATGCCTACAGAACGCCCCCTGGCAAAAGCGCGAACTGAGCACGTTTCCATTGATCCCCAACTCCGAACCCGCCAACCCCTGCCTCCAGAAATGATTCACTGGATCGAGAGTTGGTCCGACTGA
- a CDS encoding 2-succinylbenzoate--CoA ligase — protein MEAETGPLGTTALQLFSQLIPQKVPPTLLLAEGDPVKFLAGFIAAVAADCPLFLGNPNWVDHEWRSAIELIQPDRIWHQGQDFPGKACQNPSDTIPSGIMIPTGGSSGQLRFAIHTWKTLMASVAGFTQYFQLSAVNSCCVLPLFHVSGLMQFLRSLTTGGKFVNFPSYKTIVEQTAFKINPEEFFISLVPTQLNRLLETPESANYLARFQTILLGGAPAWPELLQRAKQYHIRLSLTYGMTETASQIVTLKPADFLAGNQSCGQLLPHAKISIMNPEGEVLAVGKTGIITIEADSLAKGYYPGENLAFTLNRFQSDDLGFIDEGGYLTVVGRHSDKIISGGENIYPAEVEAAILGTGLVEDVCAIAVPDRDWGQVVTAVYVPKGLVESEAIASLLTDTLSPFKRPKYWVQIDRLPRNNRGKISRRIVQEMVLIQLKHQVTP, from the coding sequence ATGGAGGCAGAAACGGGACCTTTAGGGACGACTGCGTTGCAATTATTTTCCCAATTAATTCCGCAAAAAGTTCCCCCAACTCTGTTATTGGCAGAAGGCGATCCAGTCAAATTTTTAGCCGGTTTTATTGCAGCGGTTGCCGCAGATTGTCCCCTGTTTTTAGGCAATCCCAACTGGGTTGATCACGAATGGCGATCGGCTATCGAACTAATTCAACCGGACCGAATATGGCATCAGGGACAGGACTTTCCCGGAAAGGCTTGTCAAAATCCATCGGATACTATCCCCTCGGGAATTATGATTCCCACAGGGGGTTCCTCGGGTCAACTGCGCTTTGCCATTCATACTTGGAAAACTTTAATGGCATCAGTGGCTGGATTTACACAGTATTTCCAACTCTCTGCGGTTAACTCCTGCTGTGTGTTACCCCTATTTCATGTCAGCGGTTTGATGCAATTTCTACGGTCTTTGACCACGGGAGGAAAGTTTGTAAATTTTCCCTCTTATAAAACAATTGTAGAGCAAACGGCTTTCAAAATCAACCCGGAAGAGTTTTTTATTTCTCTGGTTCCAACTCAATTAAACCGACTCCTAGAAACTCCCGAATCCGCCAATTATTTAGCCCGGTTTCAGACCATTTTATTGGGGGGTGCACCGGCATGGCCGGAATTATTGCAACGGGCGAAACAGTACCATATTCGCCTCTCTCTCACCTACGGCATGACGGAAACCGCCTCCCAAATTGTCACTCTCAAACCTGCGGATTTTCTAGCAGGAAATCAGAGTTGTGGCCAACTGTTGCCTCATGCCAAAATTAGCATTATGAATCCTGAAGGAGAAGTGTTGGCAGTCGGTAAAACGGGGATAATTACTATTGAAGCCGATTCTCTGGCAAAAGGGTATTATCCTGGGGAAAATTTAGCCTTTACTTTAAACAGGTTTCAATCTGATGATTTGGGGTTTATCGATGAAGGCGGGTATTTAACCGTGGTGGGACGCCACAGCGATAAAATTATTAGTGGAGGTGAAAATATTTATCCGGCAGAAGTGGAGGCGGCGATTTTGGGGACGGGTTTGGTTGAAGATGTCTGTGCGATCGCCGTACCGGATCGCGATTGGGGTCAAGTCGTGACAGCGGTTTACGTTCCCAAGGGCCTAGTCGAGTCTGAGGCGATCGCCTCGTTACTCACGGATACCTTATCACCCTTTAAGCGTCCGAAATATTGGGTACAAATAGACAGGTTGCCTCGGAACAATCGTGGAAAAATCTCCCGCCGTATCGTTCAAGAAATGGTTTTAATTCAACTCAAACATCAGGTAACACCGTAA
- a CDS encoding o-succinylbenzoate synthase: MNYKFEFRPYQRKFKRPLQTSHGTWEIREGIILRLTADNGKIGLGEIAPIGWFGSETFLEALDYCQNLPDVISDRTIFSIPPNLPACQFGLESAWESATLKTQFKSAFAEDKTATAKSNYSGLLPGGEGALLGRQILWMQGYRTFKWKIGVLPFQREVRILQELVLALQEATGDQSVFLRLDANGGLSLAEAEEWLQICDQLGGIIEYLEQPLSVTELEAMMELGTRFSTAIALDESVATLPQMQSVYRQGWRGIYVIKPCIAGSPSELRQFCNLNKIDAVFSSVFETEIGRKSVLKLAATIQNYCPRAIGFGVDHLLEAEKDLELLW; this comes from the coding sequence ATGAATTATAAATTCGAGTTTCGTCCCTATCAACGTAAGTTTAAACGCCCTCTGCAAACCAGTCATGGGACTTGGGAAATTCGGGAGGGAATTATTCTGCGCCTAACTGCTGATAATGGCAAGATCGGGTTGGGTGAAATTGCACCCATCGGCTGGTTTGGTTCAGAAACGTTCTTAGAAGCTTTAGACTATTGTCAGAACCTGCCTGATGTGATTAGCGATCGCACGATTTTTTCGATTCCCCCTAACTTACCCGCTTGTCAATTTGGCTTAGAATCAGCCTGGGAATCTGCTACATTAAAAACACAGTTCAAATCGGCTTTTGCTGAAGACAAAACTGCTACAGCCAAATCCAATTATAGCGGATTGTTACCCGGGGGAGAAGGGGCTTTACTCGGGCGTCAAATCCTCTGGATGCAAGGATATCGGACGTTTAAATGGAAAATTGGCGTCTTGCCATTCCAGCGAGAAGTCAGGATTTTGCAGGAACTGGTTCTCGCCTTGCAGGAAGCGACTGGTGATCAATCTGTTTTCCTCCGCCTGGATGCCAATGGGGGACTCAGTTTGGCGGAGGCTGAAGAATGGCTGCAAATCTGTGATCAACTCGGGGGAATCATTGAATATCTGGAACAACCTTTGTCGGTGACGGAATTGGAGGCGATGATGGAGTTGGGAACTCGCTTTTCCACGGCGATCGCTTTAGATGAATCCGTCGCCACTTTGCCACAAATGCAATCCGTCTATCGCCAAGGGTGGCGGGGAATTTATGTGATTAAACCCTGTATCGCCGGTTCTCCTTCGGAATTGCGACAATTTTGCAATTTAAACAAAATTGATGCGGTTTTTTCTTCGGTATTTGAAACGGAAATTGGCAGGAAATCGGTTTTAAAATTGGCGGCGACCATTCAAAATTACTGCCCTCGCGCCATCGGGTTTGGCGTGGATCATTTACTGGAAGCCGAGAAGGATTTAGAACTCTTATGGTAG
- a CDS encoding PstS family phosphate ABC transporter substrate-binding protein → MSAKKETTTLIIALVIALGLMGASVWWLREELDGARRLLTDSENPPPSEGIVNPGGDSNPETLAEVQNVPRGLFSHGGSSTWVSIRVAVDPAIQTVWPQFQLRYTDPARGAPSSGTGIQMLLDNQLTFAMSARPVSDAEYQKARDRGFSLKEIPVAIDGIAIVVHPSLDIPGITMDQFDAIYAGKITNWNQVGGPDLRIQPYGKIDRDSHPSVILTSTTTEALRGVGSNPGGIYWASAPLLVSQCMVKPLAVGRTSNNFVAPYKLPFVPLSECPQRRNEVNLEVFRSGEYPWSRRLVVVVKENGQIDQQAGETYAKFLLTEQGQELIRKAGFVSLR, encoded by the coding sequence ATGTCTGCAAAAAAAGAAACAACCACACTAATTATAGCCCTAGTAATTGCCCTAGGTTTGATGGGTGCCTCTGTCTGGTGGCTGAGGGAAGAGTTAGACGGGGCCCGAAGATTATTGACGGACTCAGAAAATCCCCCCCCGTCCGAGGGAATCGTTAATCCTGGAGGGGACTCTAACCCCGAAACTTTAGCCGAAGTTCAGAATGTTCCGAGGGGATTATTTAGTCACGGGGGGAGTAGCACTTGGGTATCAATTCGGGTCGCCGTAGACCCGGCCATTCAAACCGTTTGGCCGCAGTTTCAACTCCGCTATACTGACCCAGCTAGAGGTGCACCGAGTTCAGGAACCGGGATTCAAATGTTATTAGATAATCAACTCACCTTTGCGATGTCGGCGAGACCAGTTTCCGATGCCGAATATCAAAAAGCGAGGGATAGAGGGTTTAGCCTGAAAGAAATTCCCGTCGCCATTGATGGGATTGCGATCGTGGTCCATCCCTCTTTAGATATTCCCGGAATCACGATGGATCAATTTGATGCGATTTATGCGGGAAAAATTACTAATTGGAATCAAGTGGGCGGACCGGATTTGAGAATTCAACCCTACGGCAAAATCGACCGAGATTCTCACCCGAGTGTCATTTTAACCTCCACAACCACCGAAGCATTAAGGGGAGTTGGCTCAAATCCTGGGGGAATTTATTGGGCTTCTGCACCCTTACTTGTGTCTCAGTGCATGGTAAAACCCTTAGCCGTGGGACGGACTTCTAATAATTTTGTTGCACCTTATAAATTGCCCTTTGTTCCCCTGTCGGAATGTCCTCAAAGGCGCAATGAAGTGAATTTAGAGGTATTTAGAAGTGGGGAATATCCCTGGAGTCGGCGATTGGTGGTTGTGGTTAAAGAAAATGGCCAAATTGACCAACAAGCGGGGGAGACTTATGCCAAATTTTTGTTAACCGAACAGGGTCAAGAATTAATTCGGAAAGCGGGATTTGTGAGTTTAAGATAA
- the menA gene encoding 2-carboxy-1,4-naphthoquinone phytyltransferase, whose protein sequence is MTTQTIQPSNYKLWLAAIKPPMYSVAIMPIWVGTAVAWYEHHSLNWSIFSTFISSAILILAWENLSNDVFDSDTGIDKKKHHSLVNLTGNKSLIFWAGNLCLALGILGIGAICWWQQDLTVLGLILLCCFLGYMYQGPPFRLGYQGLGEFLCFFAFGPLGVSAAYYSQTQSWSNLSLLASVLVGISTTLVLFCSHFHQVEDDLAAGKRSPLVRMGTLRGAQLLPWFCGSIFAITGVLVALGSFPVWTLLSFAGLPASLKLCRHVASYHDSPEKVSNCKFIAIAVHFWSGLLLGLGFIL, encoded by the coding sequence ATGACAACTCAGACCATTCAGCCCTCGAATTACAAGTTATGGTTAGCTGCTATTAAACCTCCCATGTATAGTGTGGCAATCATGCCGATTTGGGTGGGAACTGCTGTAGCTTGGTATGAGCATCATTCCCTGAACTGGTCAATATTTTCTACCTTTATCAGTTCGGCAATTTTAATTTTGGCTTGGGAAAATCTTAGCAATGATGTGTTCGATTCAGATACGGGAATTGACAAAAAAAAGCATCACTCTTTGGTCAATTTAACCGGAAATAAATCTTTGATTTTTTGGGCGGGCAACTTGTGTTTAGCCCTTGGTATTTTAGGAATTGGGGCAATCTGTTGGTGGCAACAAGATTTAACAGTTCTGGGTTTGATTCTGCTTTGTTGTTTCTTGGGCTATATGTATCAGGGTCCCCCGTTTAGACTGGGATATCAAGGATTGGGGGAATTTCTCTGTTTTTTTGCCTTTGGTCCTTTGGGAGTTTCGGCGGCTTATTATAGTCAAACGCAGAGTTGGTCAAATCTGAGTTTATTGGCTTCGGTTTTGGTGGGAATTTCTACAACTTTGGTGTTATTTTGTTCCCATTTTCATCAAGTGGAAGATGATTTAGCAGCAGGGAAGCGATCGCCTTTGGTTCGCATGGGGACTCTTCGGGGTGCTCAACTCTTACCCTGGTTTTGTGGGAGTATTTTCGCGATTACAGGGGTTTTGGTTGCCCTGGGTAGCTTCCCGGTTTGGACATTACTCAGTTTTGCGGGGTTGCCTGCAAGTCTGAAACTCTGCCGTCATGTTGCCAGTTATCATGACAGTCCGGAAAAAGTGAGTAACTGCAAATTTATTGCGATCGCCGTTCATTTTTGGAGTGGTTTATTGTTAGGACTGGGATTTATTCTGTAA
- a CDS encoding AAA-like domain-containing protein encodes MPRSLKVRPSCISTLKSSLLRHGFPSQKILAEELGFAQSTVSNFLNGKPVDFANFIEICRVLAREWRDIADFEENPLPSTESPQSWKILISDRTPSSSLSLQFYQALSTAGHEVILPQATLNTTSSLQDYTLPLDSFDYLLLLLSPNRLESELVWEQVRQGRELQRMTPPKLAILPIYINLKSTPAIPFELQHLLEGIQPWQWRHDGDTNAMVSDLIELLAEGRIALGSGYPWAVQGLPLTQNRSSEATPEIPLPIAPPELPEGQVEIASQFYIERPPIESRCYETITQPGALIRIKAPRQMGKTSLMARILHHAEREGSQAVAVSLQLADRRVFSSLNTFLQWFYASVSLELDRLDLDRLAKYSQLADAIGSNQSCKAYFEQYLLPELNGPLTLGLDEVDRLFEFPEIADDFFGLLRSLHEEAKRRDIWKQFRLIVVYSSEVYIPLDVNKSPFNVGLPIELPEFTPAQVTELAQRHHLNWHSNQVEKLMELVGGHPYLVRLALYHIAREDVTLTQLVQESPTETGLYGDHLRRHLWNLEKYPPLTQAMKAVVSQVDPVRLPAEQGFKLQSMGLVKMTGNDCTPRCRLYAEYFGDRLKD; translated from the coding sequence ATGCCCCGATCGCTTAAAGTCCGTCCTTCTTGTATTTCTACCCTCAAATCTTCGTTATTACGGCATGGGTTTCCCAGTCAAAAAATCCTGGCGGAAGAGTTGGGGTTTGCCCAATCTACGGTGAGTAATTTCCTGAATGGTAAACCTGTAGATTTTGCCAATTTTATAGAAATCTGTCGGGTTTTGGCGCGAGAATGGCGGGATATTGCCGATTTTGAGGAGAACCCTTTACCCTCGACCGAATCCCCGCAGTCTTGGAAAATTTTAATCAGCGATCGCACCCCTTCTTCCTCCCTCTCTCTCCAATTTTACCAGGCTTTGAGTACGGCAGGTCATGAGGTGATTCTACCCCAAGCGACCCTGAACACAACCTCTTCCCTGCAAGACTATACACTCCCCCTTGACTCCTTTGATTATTTACTTTTACTCTTATCTCCTAACCGATTAGAAAGCGAATTAGTCTGGGAACAAGTCCGACAAGGGAGGGAGTTGCAGAGGATGACGCCGCCAAAACTGGCAATATTACCGATTTATATTAACCTAAAATCTACCCCAGCGATTCCCTTTGAATTGCAGCATTTATTAGAGGGAATTCAGCCCTGGCAGTGGCGGCATGACGGGGATACAAACGCGATGGTTTCTGACTTAATTGAATTATTAGCCGAAGGGCGCATCGCTTTGGGTTCTGGCTATCCTTGGGCGGTTCAAGGATTACCTCTCACTCAGAATCGGTCATCCGAGGCAACTCCGGAGATTCCGCTTCCTATTGCCCCTCCGGAATTGCCCGAAGGACAGGTAGAAATTGCGTCTCAGTTTTATATTGAACGTCCTCCGATTGAATCCCGCTGTTATGAAACCATCACCCAACCGGGGGCATTAATCCGCATTAAAGCCCCGCGACAGATGGGCAAAACATCTTTAATGGCCCGGATTCTCCATCATGCAGAACGAGAGGGTTCGCAAGCTGTGGCGGTGAGTTTGCAGCTTGCCGATCGCCGGGTATTTAGCAGTTTAAATACATTCTTACAGTGGTTTTATGCCAGCGTTAGCTTGGAGTTGGACCGATTAGATTTAGACCGATTGGCAAAGTATTCTCAGTTAGCGGATGCGATCGGCAGTAACCAAAGTTGCAAAGCCTATTTTGAGCAATATTTACTCCCGGAACTCAACGGTCCTTTGACCCTGGGATTAGATGAAGTCGATCGCCTGTTTGAATTTCCCGAGATTGCCGATGACTTTTTTGGCTTATTGCGATCGCTACATGAAGAAGCGAAACGGCGGGATATTTGGAAACAGTTCCGCTTGATTGTCGTATATTCCAGCGAAGTGTACATTCCCTTAGATGTCAACAAATCCCCCTTTAATGTCGGATTGCCGATTGAATTACCCGAATTTACTCCCGCCCAAGTCACGGAATTAGCCCAACGACATCATCTGAATTGGCATAGCAATCAGGTGGAGAAATTAATGGAATTAGTCGGAGGACATCCCTATTTAGTGCGATTAGCCCTTTATCATATTGCCCGGGAAGATGTCACCCTGACTCAATTGGTGCAAGAATCCCCGACGGAAACAGGATTGTATGGCGATCACTTACGTCGGCATTTGTGGAATTTAGAAAAATATCCGCCTCTCACCCAAGCCATGAAAGCAGTGGTTTCCCAGGTGGATCCGGTCCGGTTGCCTGCGGAACAGGGGTTTAAATTACAGAGTATGGGATTAGTTAAAATGACCGGCAATGATTGCACTCCCAGATGTCGGTTATATGCCGAGTATTTTGGCGATCGCCTTAAAGATTAG
- the menH gene encoding 2-succinyl-6-hydroxy-2,4-cyclohexadiene-1-carboxylate synthase, which translates to MSSLYDFNCKIVGKIQNPCILFLHGFMGRGDNFWEIIETLSDKFCCVTVDLPGHGKTRILGGNECYQMSHTAQGLIELLNELGIGWCYLLGYSMGGRLALYLTLHFPERFEKVILESASPGLSSAEGRSQRRHRDEILAQQLETEDFYSFLSQWYQQPLFDSVRHHPNFDRLFQNRLQNQPKTLATSLRQMGSGSQPSLWELLPSHPVPLLLLVGEWDSKFQEINHQITQVCPVAQLEIIPNSGHTIHWENPSAYLKSVINFFSG; encoded by the coding sequence ATGTCCAGTTTGTATGATTTTAATTGTAAAATTGTGGGGAAAATCCAAAACCCTTGTATTCTATTTTTGCATGGTTTTATGGGGCGGGGGGATAACTTTTGGGAAATCATTGAGACCCTATCAGATAAATTTTGCTGTGTGACGGTGGATTTACCTGGACATGGGAAAACACGAATTTTGGGTGGAAATGAATGTTATCAAATGTCCCATACAGCCCAAGGGTTAATAGAGTTATTGAATGAGTTAGGAATTGGATGGTGTTATTTGCTGGGATATTCGATGGGAGGGCGATTGGCATTGTATTTAACCCTGCATTTCCCGGAACGTTTTGAAAAAGTAATTTTAGAATCCGCTTCCCCGGGGTTGTCTTCTGCGGAAGGGCGATCGCAACGTCGTCATCGAGATGAAATTCTCGCCCAACAGTTGGAAACAGAGGATTTTTACTCATTTTTAAGCCAGTGGTATCAGCAACCCTTGTTTGATTCAGTTCGCCATCATCCTAACTTCGATCGCCTCTTCCAGAATCGCTTGCAAAATCAGCCCAAAACTTTAGCAACTTCCCTTCGACAGATGGGAAGCGGCAGTCAACCCTCTCTCTGGGAACTGCTGCCGTCTCATCCGGTTCCCCTCCTGTTACTGGTGGGAGAATGGGATAGCAAATTTCAGGAAATTAATCACCAAATTACCCAAGTCTGTCCTGTTGCCCAACTGGAAATTATTCCCAATAGTGGGCATACTATCCATTGGGAAAATCCTTCTGCCTATCTCAAATCAGTGATAAACTTCTTTTCAGGTTAG